In Portunus trituberculatus isolate SZX2019 chromosome 36, ASM1759143v1, whole genome shotgun sequence, one DNA window encodes the following:
- the LOC123513741 gene encoding uncharacterized protein LOC123513741 isoform X1: protein MREEAVSPRQRLVQAKQKIKTWEGEYKATYGCAPDREAMAQAPEDIRHAYKTYRYYRKVAENSSLSGVKKNTGGDKEALKRSSGDLASHVSCDLDSTQGSAGQEVVAGAPDPAEVLGKDSDMCSAGERKDVSESLCKSQGSQVTTTPTHSKPAAKFANNLGNTWGKHLNKSNYRPPAKEKHVQKETSLYSKMAENLRAKSTIKMRKSLSRTSSLSRPQSRPLLSRSFSQPSAGSESNGASSDSRLSCNSDFSCDKGKAIEEETSQETTITTTTTTTTTTTTTTTSVDNNEVFTPTFDGTGDELRPLSVFDALEPTCNTTFGSSYKGTSVASRPLGILDTMEANASTTPPAHTNISKPNSVSALGMMEMESLEKAPKFHEISGNTRAPIIQPISVLSALGKTRTSSLVGVKKRASLNLGWVARCTGTPLQDTIASEQTMPQDSWKMKLIDKDWSEDNDKNEEPQECPPVAQDNEELTPAKPVKNTTRAAKNPRKKAANNTASKRPKKKVDPAPPTQSKAGRVLRTRSTRNAAKPNYADVSDDEVDSVGGSSSQGGKGRECFADEDELWQDSGERDELDEKFEVEENIYNFVDEEMGNFESEPAAEAVCVRKRKKETIEELEEKGKIQCQWPPPKKKRIARKKAVGGGRMKKPGKENSPKIKMTPKPRPVRKRKKIEPEEEEEEDEEEVDSPAISLQPSNPMPSLDYDETEDIESHGTKATKARGMYLTGEERMMKKISSGTVNNNFVRINLKKKVFVRGKKTMTGGKYRRQEWKKKQMMKSAESGNAVAMKNLTCFKCGDFGHWARMCPGKRGDNLTPLENYDENESTFLSLEEAASMALGIKKVDSEKPVSKLYPSAQESENVGDSTSAIGDAVDTSITSIPIPESQEQPGDPEEKEETVMNGEIDPKEKEETAMNGEIDPKEKEETAMNGEIDAKEKEETAMNGEIATEEENKTIKGEEALPENTNKESTPDREGDTVGESQNSDTQQTSIEAEYDFRDSDDDIFGSLEETDYTALEQESANSTPSTQSTTDVPPTSIPPSQNTYWQERPTVEPLYSLNDGELIATPEEVHEALQMFGYPSFRPGQEEAVMRILSGQSTLLVLSTGSGKSLCYQLPAYLYSKHRSPCITLCVSPLVSLMEDQTMRLPRFLKAVCLHTHQNQSQRSQAITAIHSRAAHILLVSPEAVVASRTGGVLGTLLKELPPVAFACLDEAHCVSEWSHNFRPSYLRVCQVLRERLGVKTILGLTATARTATAVSIARHLLISDFSTGVIRGTSVPDNLQLSVSRDRNREEALVTLLRGDRFAECSSIIIYCTRRDECERVATLIRTQLLDPSRVDVKSNLKRSRGLSFDAEAYHAGLSSHRRQQVQKKFMSGKLRIVVATVAFGMGIDKSDVRGIIHFNMPRNVESYVQEIGRAGRDGKEAHCHLFLDDQDGRDIQELKRHIFANSLDRHTIRKLLSKIFKPCTCAKLKSLSSDGHDKGGDTSSNLLSSPGCSSSMVEDNGMVSTGSSSDPFSVATTSSTCPKHEVAIPISTVVEELDLPEENLETLLCYLELHQKDLIRINSHVYANCSVSCYRGPRQLVAISRKCPPLAIAIALERQKGTDFSRSNSVTFPVVEVASRMGWNSKIVKRELKQLEWNTQDLKRGGKVQRSGVMVEMTDLSFHLEARGDLSDDECDQVLDAVYRRTQVQEQDQLRQLHYTYQLLRSVSHSTILFCCDSIDEERCSRLRTELREYFRCSKVLSEVHIDDKASVKPEVECGIRSSVRSFLSTYEDQQWTGRAVARVFHGIGSPNYPTETWGRVRRYWRQLLNTDFNVLVSIATQEILRCK, encoded by the exons ATGAGGGAGGAGGCCGTGTCTCCGAGGCAGCGGCTGGTGCAGGCCAAACAGAAGATCAAG ACATGGGAGGGAGAGTACAAGGCCACCTATGGCTGCGCCCCAGACCGGGAGGCCATGGCCCAGGCCCCAGAAGATATTAGGCATGCATACAAGACCTACCGCTACTACCGAAAGGTGGCAGAGAACTCTTCCTTATCTGGAGTCAAGAAAAACACAGGCGGTGACAAGGAGGCCTTGAAACGCTCCTCAGGTGACTTGGCCAGCCATGTATCATGTGATTTGGACAGTACTCAGGGTAGTGCAGGGCAGGAGGTGGTGGCTGGTGCTCCTGACCCTGCTGAAGTGCTTGGTAAAGACTCTGACATGTGTTCTGcgggggaaagaaaagatgttaGTGAAAGTTTATGTAAGAGTCAAGGCTCACAAGTCACCACAACACCCACCCATTCCAAACCAGCTGCTAAGTTTGCTAATAATTTAGGCAACACTTGGGGAAAACATTTGAATAAGAGTAACTATCGTCCACCGGCAAAGGAGAAGCACGTACAGAAGGAGACGTCCCTGTACAGTAAGATGGCCGAGAATCTTCGAGCTAAGAGTACCATTAAGATGAGGAAGTCTCTGAGTAGGACATCCAGCCTGAGCAGACCCCAGAGCAGGCCTTTGCTGTCACGGTCCTTCTCTCAGCCAAGTGCCGGCAGTGAAAGTAATGGTGCCTCTAGTGACTCAAGGCTCAGTTGTAACAGTGACTTCAGTTGTGATAAAGGAAAAGCCATTGAAGAAGAAACCTCACAGGaaacgaccatcaccaccaccaccaccaccaccaccaccaccaccaccaccactacctctgtAGATAACAATGAAGTGTTTACCCCAACTTTTGATGGCACTGGTGATGAGTTGAGACCATTGAGTGTATTTGATGCCCTGGAGCCTACCTGCAATACAACATTCGGTTCAAGTTACAAAGGTACAAGTGTAGCATCAAGACCATTAGGTATACTTGACACAATGGAGGCTAATGCCAGTACAActccacctgcacacaccaacaTCAGTAAGCCAAATTCAGTAAGTGCCTTAGGTATGATGGAAATGGAGTCTCTTGAAAAGGCTCCAAAATTCCACGAGATCTCAGGCAATACAAGGGCACCAATCATTCAGCCCATCAGTGTTCTGTCTGCTTTGGGCAAGACACGCACCTCAAGCCTCGTTGGTGTCAAGAAGAGGGCGTCACTCAACCTTGGGTGGGTGGCTCGCTGCACAGGGACCCCCTTGCAGGACACCATCGCCAGTGAACAGACTATGCCTCAGGACAGCTGGAAGATGAAGCTGATTGACAAAGATTGGTCTgaggataatgataaaaatgaagaaccCCAGGAATGTCCACCAGTTGCACAAGATAATGAGGAATTAACACCTGCTAAGCCTGTTAAAAACACCACTAGGGCTGCCAAGAATCCCAGGAAGAAGGCTGCAAACAACACTGCTTCTAAGAGACCTAAAAAGAAAGTGGATCCTGCTCCGCCAACACAAAGCAAAGCAGGAAGGGTGTTGAGGACGAGGAGTACAAGAAATGCTGCAAAACCCAACTATGCTGACGTTAGTGATGATGAAGTGGACAGTGTTGGTGGCAGCTCTtcacagggagggaagggaagagaatgctTTGCAGATGAGGATGAACTGTGGCAGGACTCAGGTGAAAGGGACGAATTAGATGAGAAATTTGAAgttgaagaaaatatttataactTTGTGGATGAAGAAATGGGCAACTTTGAATCGGAACCAGCAGCCGAGGCAGTctgtgtgagaaagagaaagaaggagactaTAGAGGAgctagaggagaaaggaaagattcaGTGTCAGTGGCCACCtccaaaaaagaagagaatagcaAGGAAGAAGGCAGTGGGTGGTGGCAGAATGAAGAAACCTGGCAAAGAAAACTCAcccaaaataaaaatgacaccTAAACCAAGACCagttaggaaaagaaagaaaatagagcctgaggaggaagaggaggaagatgaagaagaagtagaCTCACCTGCCATATCACTACAGCCATCAAACCCCATGCCAAGCCTTGATTATGATGAGACAGAAGACATCGAGTCTCACGGCACCAAGGCCACCAAGGCGAGAGGGATGTACCTGACTGGTGAAGAGCGCATGATGAAGAAGATTTCCTCTGGCACCGTCAACAACAACTTTGTACGCATCAACCTCAAGAAGAAAGTGTTTGTTCGGGGCAAGAAGACGATGACTGGCGGGAAGTACAGGAGGcaggagtggaagaagaagcagatgaTGAAGAGTGCTGAGAGTGGCAATGCTGTGGCCATGAAGAACCTGACCTGCTTCAAGTGTGGGGATTTCGGACACTGGGCCAGGATGTGTCCCGGGAAGAGAGGCGACAATCTAACGCCACTCgaaaattatgatgaaaatgaaTCAACGTTCCTCAGTTTAGAAGAAGCTGCCTCCATGGCCCTGGGCATCAAGAAGGTAGACTCTGAGAAGCCGGTTAGCAAGTTGTACCCGTCAGCTCAAGAGTCAGAGAATGTTGGTGACAGTACAAGTGCGATAGGTGATGCAGTAGACACGAGTATTACAAGCATACCTATACCTGAGTCACAAGAACAACCTGGAGATcctgaggagaaggaagagacagtaATGAATGGTGAAATTGATcctaaggagaaggaagagacagcaATGAATGGTGAAATTGATcctaaggagaaggaagagacagcaATGAATGGTGAAATTGATgctaaggagaaggaagagacagcaATGAATGGTGAAATagcaacagaagaggaaaataaaacaattaaaggTGAAGAAGCATTACCAGAAAACACTAATAAAGAGAGCACACCTGACAGAGAAGGAGACACAGTAGGTGAAAGTCAGAACTCCGACACTCAACAGACCAGCATTGAAGCAGAGTATGACTTCAGAGATTCTGACGACGACATCTTTGGCAGCTTGGAGGAAACAGACTATACAGCACTGGAGCAGGAATCAGCCAACAGCACACCAAGTACACAAAGCACCACAGATGTCCCTCCCACAAGCATCCCTCCATCACAGAACACATACTGGCAGGAGAGGCCCACAGTGGAGCCTCTGTACTCTCTGAATGATGGGGAGCTCATTGCCACGCCTGAGGAGGTGCACGAGGCCCTTCAGATGTTTGGCTACCCATCGTTCAGACCCGGCCAGGAGGAGGCTGTCATGAGAATCCTATCTGGCCAGTCCACCCTTCTTGTCCTCTCCACTGGGTCAGGCAAGAGTTTGTGCTACCAGCTTCCAGCCTACTTGTACTCAAAGCATCGCTCGCCCTGCATCACGCTCTGTGTCTCCCCTCTTGTGTCTCTCATGGAGGACCAGACAATGAGACTTCCAAGGTTTCTGAAAGCTGtctgcctccacacacaccagaaTCAATCCCAGCGGTCTCAAGCCATCACAGCAATACACTCCAGGGCTGCCCACATCCTCCTGGTGTCCCCCGAGGCTGTGGTGGCCAGTCGCACTGGCGGAGTACTGGGCACGCTCCTCAAAGAGCTTCCTCCCGTGGCCTTTGCTTGTCTGGACGAGGCTCACTGTGTGTCTGAATGGTCGCACAACTTCCGGCCTTCCTACTTGAGGGTTTGTCAGGTCCTGCGAGAGAGGCTTGGAGTCAAAACTATTCTGGGACTCACCGCTACAGCTCGCACTGCCACAGCAGTGAGCATTGCACGGCACCTGCTCATCTCAGACTTCAGTACGGGCGTCATTCGTGGTACCAGTGTACCAGACAACCTGCAGCTGTCTGTGTCTCGGGACCGCAACCGAGAGGAGGCCCTGGTGACACTGCTGCGGGGGGACAGGTTTGCAGAGTGCAGCTCCATCATCATCTACTGCACCAGGCGGGATGAGTGTGAGCGCGTGGCCACACTCATCAGGACGCAGCTTCTCGATCCTTCAAGAGTGGATGTCAAGAGCAACCTGAAGAGGAGCAGGGGCCTGTCCTTTGATGCAGAGGCTTACCACGCCGGCCTCAGCTCACACCGCAGACAGCAGGTGCAGAAAAAGTTCATGTCAGGCAAGCTGAGGATAGTTGTGGCCACTGTGGCATTCGGGATGGGCATAGACAAGTCGGACGTGCGGGGCATCATTCACTTCAACATGCCCCGGAATGTGGAGAGTTATGTGCAGGAGATTGGCCGGGCAGGGCGAGACGGCAAGGAGGCTCACTGCCACCTCTTCCTTGATGACCAAGACGGAAGGGACATCCAGGAGCTCAAGAGGCACATCTTTGCAAACTCACTGGACCGACACACCATCAGGAAGCTTCTTAGTAAGATATTCAAGCCCTGTACTTGTGCTAAGCTGAAAAGTCTGAGTTCAGATGGACATGACAAAGGTGGTGATACATCCTCAAATCTCCTGTCCTCTCCAGGATGCTCTTCTTCCATGGTTGAAGATAATGGAATGGTGAGCACAGGCAGCTCATCTGACCCGTTCTCTGTGGCCACTACTTCATCAACTTGTCCCAAGCATGAAGTTGCAATTCCTATAAGTACAGTGGTGGAGGAATTAGATCTTCCTGAGGAGAATCTGGAGACTCTTCTATGTTACCTAGAGCTTCACCAGAAGGATCTCATTCGTATCAACTCGCATGTGTATGCCAACTGCAGTGTGTCCTGCTATCGGGGTCCTCGCCAGCTGGTGGCCATCAGCCGGAAGTGTCCCCCGCTGGCCATAGCCATTGCCCTGGAGCGCCAAAAGGGAACAGACTTCAGCAGGAGCAACAGCGTGACCTTCCCTGTGGTGGAGGTTGCCTCTCGCATGGGGTGGAACAGCAAGATAGTGAAGAGGGAACTGAAGCAATTGGAGTGGAACACGCAGGACcttaagagaggagggaaggtgcaGCGGTCTGGTGTCATGGTGGAGATGACCGACCTCTCCTTCCACCTGGAGGCTAGGGGTGACCTGAGCGACGATGAGTGCGACCAAGTGCTGGACGCCGTGTACCGCAGGACACAAGTGCAGGAGCAGGACCAACTGCGCCAGCTGCACTACACCTACCAGCTGCTGCGCTCTGTCTCCCACAGCACAATCTTGTTCTGCTGCGACTCCATCGATGAGGAGCGTTGCAGCAGACTGAGAACGGAGCTCAGGGAATACTTCAGGTGCAGCAAGGTGTTGTCAGAGGTTCACATTGACGACAAGGCAAGTGTGAAGCCTGAGGTGGAGTGTGGCATTAGGAGCAGTGTGcgctccttcctctccacctatGAGGACCAGCAATGGACGGGCAGGGCGGTGGCAAGGGTGTTCCATGGCATTGGGTCTCCTAACTATCCCACTGAGACCTGGGGCCGCGTGAGGAGGTACTGGCGGCAACTCCTCAACACAGACTTTAATGTCCTGGTGAGCATTGCCACGCAGGAAATACTGAGGTGTAAATAG
- the LOC123513741 gene encoding uncharacterized protein LOC123513741 isoform X2: MREEAVSPRQRLVQAKQKIKTWEGEYKATYGCAPDREAMAQAPEDIRHAYKTYRYYRKVAENSSLSGVKKNTGGDKEALKRSSGDLASHVSCDLDSTQGSAGQEVVAGAPDPAEVLGKDSDMCSAGERKDVSESLCKSQGSQVTTTPTHSKPAAKFANNLGNTWGKHLNKSNYRPPAKEKHVQKETSLYSKMAENLRAKSTIKMRKSLSRTSSLSRPQSRPLLSRSFSQPSAGSESNGASSDSRLSCNSDFSCDKGKAIEEETSQETTITTTTTTTTTTTTTTTSVDNNEVFTPTFDGTGDELRPLSVFDALEPTCNTTFGSSYKGTSVASRPLGILDTMEANASTTPPAHTNISKPNSVSALGMMEMESLEKAPKFHEISGNTRAPIIQPISVLSALGKTRTSSLVGVKKRASLNLGWVARCTGTPLQDTIASEQTMPQDSWKMKLIDKDWSEDNDKNEEPQECPPVAQDNEELTPAKPVKNTTRAAKNPRKKAANNTASKRPKKKVDPAPPTQSKAGRVLRTRSTRNAAKPNYADVSDDEVDSVGGSSSQGGKGRECFADEDELWQDSGERDELDEKFEVEENIYNFVDEEMGNFESEPAAEAVCVRKRKKETIEELEEKGKIQCQWPPPKKKRIARKKAVGGGRMKKPGKENSPKIKMTPKPRPVRKRKKIEPEEEEEEDEEEVDSPAISLQPSNPMPSLDYDETEDIESHGTKATKARGMYLTGEERMMKKISSGTVNNNFVRINLKKKVFVRGKKTMTGGKYRRQEWKKKQMMKSAESGNAVAMKNLTCFKCGDFGHWARMCPGKRGDNLTPLENYDENESTFLSLEEAASMALGIKKVDSEKPVSKLYPSAQESENVGDSTSAIGDAVDTSITSIPIPESQEQPGDPEEKEETAMNGEIDPKEKEETAMNGEIDAKEKEETAMNGEIATEEENKTIKGEEALPENTNKESTPDREGDTVGESQNSDTQQTSIEAEYDFRDSDDDIFGSLEETDYTALEQESANSTPSTQSTTDVPPTSIPPSQNTYWQERPTVEPLYSLNDGELIATPEEVHEALQMFGYPSFRPGQEEAVMRILSGQSTLLVLSTGSGKSLCYQLPAYLYSKHRSPCITLCVSPLVSLMEDQTMRLPRFLKAVCLHTHQNQSQRSQAITAIHSRAAHILLVSPEAVVASRTGGVLGTLLKELPPVAFACLDEAHCVSEWSHNFRPSYLRVCQVLRERLGVKTILGLTATARTATAVSIARHLLISDFSTGVIRGTSVPDNLQLSVSRDRNREEALVTLLRGDRFAECSSIIIYCTRRDECERVATLIRTQLLDPSRVDVKSNLKRSRGLSFDAEAYHAGLSSHRRQQVQKKFMSGKLRIVVATVAFGMGIDKSDVRGIIHFNMPRNVESYVQEIGRAGRDGKEAHCHLFLDDQDGRDIQELKRHIFANSLDRHTIRKLLSKIFKPCTCAKLKSLSSDGHDKGGDTSSNLLSSPGCSSSMVEDNGMVSTGSSSDPFSVATTSSTCPKHEVAIPISTVVEELDLPEENLETLLCYLELHQKDLIRINSHVYANCSVSCYRGPRQLVAISRKCPPLAIAIALERQKGTDFSRSNSVTFPVVEVASRMGWNSKIVKRELKQLEWNTQDLKRGGKVQRSGVMVEMTDLSFHLEARGDLSDDECDQVLDAVYRRTQVQEQDQLRQLHYTYQLLRSVSHSTILFCCDSIDEERCSRLRTELREYFRCSKVLSEVHIDDKASVKPEVECGIRSSVRSFLSTYEDQQWTGRAVARVFHGIGSPNYPTETWGRVRRYWRQLLNTDFNVLVSIATQEILRCK, encoded by the exons ATGAGGGAGGAGGCCGTGTCTCCGAGGCAGCGGCTGGTGCAGGCCAAACAGAAGATCAAG ACATGGGAGGGAGAGTACAAGGCCACCTATGGCTGCGCCCCAGACCGGGAGGCCATGGCCCAGGCCCCAGAAGATATTAGGCATGCATACAAGACCTACCGCTACTACCGAAAGGTGGCAGAGAACTCTTCCTTATCTGGAGTCAAGAAAAACACAGGCGGTGACAAGGAGGCCTTGAAACGCTCCTCAGGTGACTTGGCCAGCCATGTATCATGTGATTTGGACAGTACTCAGGGTAGTGCAGGGCAGGAGGTGGTGGCTGGTGCTCCTGACCCTGCTGAAGTGCTTGGTAAAGACTCTGACATGTGTTCTGcgggggaaagaaaagatgttaGTGAAAGTTTATGTAAGAGTCAAGGCTCACAAGTCACCACAACACCCACCCATTCCAAACCAGCTGCTAAGTTTGCTAATAATTTAGGCAACACTTGGGGAAAACATTTGAATAAGAGTAACTATCGTCCACCGGCAAAGGAGAAGCACGTACAGAAGGAGACGTCCCTGTACAGTAAGATGGCCGAGAATCTTCGAGCTAAGAGTACCATTAAGATGAGGAAGTCTCTGAGTAGGACATCCAGCCTGAGCAGACCCCAGAGCAGGCCTTTGCTGTCACGGTCCTTCTCTCAGCCAAGTGCCGGCAGTGAAAGTAATGGTGCCTCTAGTGACTCAAGGCTCAGTTGTAACAGTGACTTCAGTTGTGATAAAGGAAAAGCCATTGAAGAAGAAACCTCACAGGaaacgaccatcaccaccaccaccaccaccaccaccaccaccaccaccaccactacctctgtAGATAACAATGAAGTGTTTACCCCAACTTTTGATGGCACTGGTGATGAGTTGAGACCATTGAGTGTATTTGATGCCCTGGAGCCTACCTGCAATACAACATTCGGTTCAAGTTACAAAGGTACAAGTGTAGCATCAAGACCATTAGGTATACTTGACACAATGGAGGCTAATGCCAGTACAActccacctgcacacaccaacaTCAGTAAGCCAAATTCAGTAAGTGCCTTAGGTATGATGGAAATGGAGTCTCTTGAAAAGGCTCCAAAATTCCACGAGATCTCAGGCAATACAAGGGCACCAATCATTCAGCCCATCAGTGTTCTGTCTGCTTTGGGCAAGACACGCACCTCAAGCCTCGTTGGTGTCAAGAAGAGGGCGTCACTCAACCTTGGGTGGGTGGCTCGCTGCACAGGGACCCCCTTGCAGGACACCATCGCCAGTGAACAGACTATGCCTCAGGACAGCTGGAAGATGAAGCTGATTGACAAAGATTGGTCTgaggataatgataaaaatgaagaaccCCAGGAATGTCCACCAGTTGCACAAGATAATGAGGAATTAACACCTGCTAAGCCTGTTAAAAACACCACTAGGGCTGCCAAGAATCCCAGGAAGAAGGCTGCAAACAACACTGCTTCTAAGAGACCTAAAAAGAAAGTGGATCCTGCTCCGCCAACACAAAGCAAAGCAGGAAGGGTGTTGAGGACGAGGAGTACAAGAAATGCTGCAAAACCCAACTATGCTGACGTTAGTGATGATGAAGTGGACAGTGTTGGTGGCAGCTCTtcacagggagggaagggaagagaatgctTTGCAGATGAGGATGAACTGTGGCAGGACTCAGGTGAAAGGGACGAATTAGATGAGAAATTTGAAgttgaagaaaatatttataactTTGTGGATGAAGAAATGGGCAACTTTGAATCGGAACCAGCAGCCGAGGCAGTctgtgtgagaaagagaaagaaggagactaTAGAGGAgctagaggagaaaggaaagattcaGTGTCAGTGGCCACCtccaaaaaagaagagaatagcaAGGAAGAAGGCAGTGGGTGGTGGCAGAATGAAGAAACCTGGCAAAGAAAACTCAcccaaaataaaaatgacaccTAAACCAAGACCagttaggaaaagaaagaaaatagagcctgaggaggaagaggaggaagatgaagaagaagtagaCTCACCTGCCATATCACTACAGCCATCAAACCCCATGCCAAGCCTTGATTATGATGAGACAGAAGACATCGAGTCTCACGGCACCAAGGCCACCAAGGCGAGAGGGATGTACCTGACTGGTGAAGAGCGCATGATGAAGAAGATTTCCTCTGGCACCGTCAACAACAACTTTGTACGCATCAACCTCAAGAAGAAAGTGTTTGTTCGGGGCAAGAAGACGATGACTGGCGGGAAGTACAGGAGGcaggagtggaagaagaagcagatgaTGAAGAGTGCTGAGAGTGGCAATGCTGTGGCCATGAAGAACCTGACCTGCTTCAAGTGTGGGGATTTCGGACACTGGGCCAGGATGTGTCCCGGGAAGAGAGGCGACAATCTAACGCCACTCgaaaattatgatgaaaatgaaTCAACGTTCCTCAGTTTAGAAGAAGCTGCCTCCATGGCCCTGGGCATCAAGAAGGTAGACTCTGAGAAGCCGGTTAGCAAGTTGTACCCGTCAGCTCAAGAGTCAGAGAATGTTGGTGACAGTACAAGTGCGATAGGTGATGCAGTAGACACGAGTATTACAAGCATACCTATACCTGAGTCACAAGAACAACCTGGAGATcctgag gagaaggaagagacagcaATGAATGGTGAAATTGATcctaaggagaaggaagagacagcaATGAATGGTGAAATTGATgctaaggagaaggaagagacagcaATGAATGGTGAAATagcaacagaagaggaaaataaaacaattaaaggTGAAGAAGCATTACCAGAAAACACTAATAAAGAGAGCACACCTGACAGAGAAGGAGACACAGTAGGTGAAAGTCAGAACTCCGACACTCAACAGACCAGCATTGAAGCAGAGTATGACTTCAGAGATTCTGACGACGACATCTTTGGCAGCTTGGAGGAAACAGACTATACAGCACTGGAGCAGGAATCAGCCAACAGCACACCAAGTACACAAAGCACCACAGATGTCCCTCCCACAAGCATCCCTCCATCACAGAACACATACTGGCAGGAGAGGCCCACAGTGGAGCCTCTGTACTCTCTGAATGATGGGGAGCTCATTGCCACGCCTGAGGAGGTGCACGAGGCCCTTCAGATGTTTGGCTACCCATCGTTCAGACCCGGCCAGGAGGAGGCTGTCATGAGAATCCTATCTGGCCAGTCCACCCTTCTTGTCCTCTCCACTGGGTCAGGCAAGAGTTTGTGCTACCAGCTTCCAGCCTACTTGTACTCAAAGCATCGCTCGCCCTGCATCACGCTCTGTGTCTCCCCTCTTGTGTCTCTCATGGAGGACCAGACAATGAGACTTCCAAGGTTTCTGAAAGCTGtctgcctccacacacaccagaaTCAATCCCAGCGGTCTCAAGCCATCACAGCAATACACTCCAGGGCTGCCCACATCCTCCTGGTGTCCCCCGAGGCTGTGGTGGCCAGTCGCACTGGCGGAGTACTGGGCACGCTCCTCAAAGAGCTTCCTCCCGTGGCCTTTGCTTGTCTGGACGAGGCTCACTGTGTGTCTGAATGGTCGCACAACTTCCGGCCTTCCTACTTGAGGGTTTGTCAGGTCCTGCGAGAGAGGCTTGGAGTCAAAACTATTCTGGGACTCACCGCTACAGCTCGCACTGCCACAGCAGTGAGCATTGCACGGCACCTGCTCATCTCAGACTTCAGTACGGGCGTCATTCGTGGTACCAGTGTACCAGACAACCTGCAGCTGTCTGTGTCTCGGGACCGCAACCGAGAGGAGGCCCTGGTGACACTGCTGCGGGGGGACAGGTTTGCAGAGTGCAGCTCCATCATCATCTACTGCACCAGGCGGGATGAGTGTGAGCGCGTGGCCACACTCATCAGGACGCAGCTTCTCGATCCTTCAAGAGTGGATGTCAAGAGCAACCTGAAGAGGAGCAGGGGCCTGTCCTTTGATGCAGAGGCTTACCACGCCGGCCTCAGCTCACACCGCAGACAGCAGGTGCAGAAAAAGTTCATGTCAGGCAAGCTGAGGATAGTTGTGGCCACTGTGGCATTCGGGATGGGCATAGACAAGTCGGACGTGCGGGGCATCATTCACTTCAACATGCCCCGGAATGTGGAGAGTTATGTGCAGGAGATTGGCCGGGCAGGGCGAGACGGCAAGGAGGCTCACTGCCACCTCTTCCTTGATGACCAAGACGGAAGGGACATCCAGGAGCTCAAGAGGCACATCTTTGCAAACTCACTGGACCGACACACCATCAGGAAGCTTCTTAGTAAGATATTCAAGCCCTGTACTTGTGCTAAGCTGAAAAGTCTGAGTTCAGATGGACATGACAAAGGTGGTGATACATCCTCAAATCTCCTGTCCTCTCCAGGATGCTCTTCTTCCATGGTTGAAGATAATGGAATGGTGAGCACAGGCAGCTCATCTGACCCGTTCTCTGTGGCCACTACTTCATCAACTTGTCCCAAGCATGAAGTTGCAATTCCTATAAGTACAGTGGTGGAGGAATTAGATCTTCCTGAGGAGAATCTGGAGACTCTTCTATGTTACCTAGAGCTTCACCAGAAGGATCTCATTCGTATCAACTCGCATGTGTATGCCAACTGCAGTGTGTCCTGCTATCGGGGTCCTCGCCAGCTGGTGGCCATCAGCCGGAAGTGTCCCCCGCTGGCCATAGCCATTGCCCTGGAGCGCCAAAAGGGAACAGACTTCAGCAGGAGCAACAGCGTGACCTTCCCTGTGGTGGAGGTTGCCTCTCGCATGGGGTGGAACAGCAAGATAGTGAAGAGGGAACTGAAGCAATTGGAGTGGAACACGCAGGACcttaagagaggagggaaggtgcaGCGGTCTGGTGTCATGGTGGAGATGACCGACCTCTCCTTCCACCTGGAGGCTAGGGGTGACCTGAGCGACGATGAGTGCGACCAAGTGCTGGACGCCGTGTACCGCAGGACACAAGTGCAGGAGCAGGACCAACTGCGCCAGCTGCACTACACCTACCAGCTGCTGCGCTCTGTCTCCCACAGCACAATCTTGTTCTGCTGCGACTCCATCGATGAGGAGCGTTGCAGCAGACTGAGAACGGAGCTCAGGGAATACTTCAGGTGCAGCAAGGTGTTGTCAGAGGTTCACATTGACGACAAGGCAAGTGTGAAGCCTGAGGTGGAGTGTGGCATTAGGAGCAGTGTGcgctccttcctctccacctatGAGGACCAGCAATGGACGGGCAGGGCGGTGGCAAGGGTGTTCCATGGCATTGGGTCTCCTAACTATCCCACTGAGACCTGGGGCCGCGTGAGGAGGTACTGGCGGCAACTCCTCAACACAGACTTTAATGTCCTGGTGAGCATTGCCACGCAGGAAATACTGAGGTGTAAATAG